Proteins from a genomic interval of Nasonia vitripennis strain AsymCx chromosome 3, Nvit_psr_1.1, whole genome shotgun sequence:
- the LOC100679293 gene encoding transcriptional regulator ovo isoform X1 yields the protein MPKIFLIKNRLHQQQLRLLEAQHLGKSPPSSGGGKESPLGGAEPLSLIVNKHQYREKSDDERATTPESLRSGSSPACSPPPSLVLPPGTSSSPGLCRPEPQPTAQATPARRFISSILGGDVPYGSRGHVLSRKTAAAELIGKPERIELPRPVSPGTRTPRLEAPTRVSVIQRVPPKVQSTRREDTKIEIPRTQEPEQEQPIDYAVPKRKESEPEESGREAAKAQRSAIGNSIARPLLAMRLSGPQAAAIHSAASGHGRSSAASGGGQSSGGSSGQSGNGGAGSGGGASGGGSAGGFASGGGAGGAAGGASGGGAGGGGMNPGGNGGRGNYGPSSPPTGSLPPFYESLKGGNNLANFANQYNGNGYLTASQAVGMECDTGQQDSSLNSQHQYAAQEGKQYSLLQNVCASYGLALKEEEDLTAYKMQPNDLLSGQYGAYDVTDSGMMLDVVSGAVVDPLQFSATLTFSSDHTALLESLSDAADLFLPRLPAEEGNGELLDETLHSPASAGSTGMGGQDGQMNTPVEPSVDPFPEHSISLTRGFDASRHYGAPQHFTSSKLSSLYSNGESNYQTLSKERSELGLHLNQSPNEPQLQQLQIQVQLQQQQQQAMSPHQQHHHQGLLSPGLSFTGSGLELDSASSAGGSLPSPGAGSCSLDATSTSTSPPCNLMDHAPSPAGVASSTSSTTGEPPLTQRVGVLQQRLGLPGDCQLEFVNGGHGIKNPLAIEGQRQAATTRDEDRTARPPPGKQDDDPNRFTCRVCSKNFSLQRLLNRHMKCHSDVKRYLCTFCGKGFNDTFDLKRHTRTHTGVRPYKCNLCEKSFTQRCSLESHCLKVHGVQHQYAYKERRTKVYVCEECGHTTQEPEVHYLHLKDKHPYSPALLKFYDKRHFKFTNSNFANMLLQGGLLQRDSRNADSCVKSASKALESSQLRRASNLLHMGRATTF from the exons ATCGTGAAAAATCCGACGATGAGCGCGCCACGACTCCGGAATCGCTGCGCAGCGGTTCGTCGCCGGCGTGTTCGCCGCCGCCAAGCCTGGTCCTGCCGCCCGGTACCTCGTCGTCTCCGGGACTTTGTCGACCAGAGCCTCAGCCAACGGCGCAGGCGACACCGGCTCGTCGCTTCATCTCGAGTATCCTCGGCGGCGACGTCCCCTACGGCAGTCGCGGCCACGTCCTCAGCCGCAAAACGGCGGCAGCCGAACTCATTGGCAAACCCGAGAGGATCGAGCTGCCGAGGCCGGTGAGTCCCGGCACCAGGACGCCCAGACTCGAGGCACCTACGAGGGTCTCAGTGATTCAGAGGGTGCCGCCGAAGGTGCAGAGCACCAGGAGGGAGGATACCAAGATCGAGATTCCACGTACACAGGAGCCGGAGCAG GAGCAGCCGATCGACTACGCGGTGCCCAAGCGAAAGGAGTCCGAGCCCGAGGAATCCGGCCGCGAGGCGGCCAAGGCACAGCGCTCGGCGATCGGCAACTCGATAGCCCGACCTCTCCTGGCGATGCGCCTCTCCGGACCCCAAGCAGCGGCCATCCACTCGGCAGCCAGTGGTCACGGACGCTCCAGCGCGGCTAGCGGAGGTGGACAGTCCTCCGGTGGATCCTCGGGACAGTCGGGGAACGGAGGAGCCGGTTCCGGTGGCGGAGCTTCCGGCGGAGGATCCGCGGGTGGATTCGCTAGCGGTGGTGGTGCCGGTGGCGCAGCCGGTGGTGCGAGCGGCGGTGGTGCCGGTGGTGGCGGAATGAACCCCGGTGGCAACGGAGGCCGCGGCAACTACGGGCCCAGCTCGCCGCCGACCGGGTCCCTGCCGCCGTTCTACGAGAGCCTCAAGGGGGGCAACAACCTCGCCAACTTCGCCAATCAGTACAATG GCAATGGCTATCTGACAGCTTCGCAAGCTGTCGGCATGGAGTGCGACACCGGCCAGCAGGACAGCTCCCTCAACAGCCAGCACCAGTACGCCGCCCAGGAAGGCAAACAGTATTCCCTGCTCCAGAACGTCTGCGCCTCCTACGGCCTCGCACTCAAGGAAGAGGAAGACCTCACGGCTTACAAAATGCAGCCGAACGACCTGCTCAGCGGCCAGTACGGCGCGTACGACGTCACCGACTCTGGCATGATGCTCGACGTGGTCTCGGGCGCCGTCGTCGACCCGCTTCAGTTCTCGGCCACGCTGACCTTCAGCTCAGACCACACGGCTTTGCTGGAGAGCTTGAGCGACGCCGCGGACCTGTTCCTGCCGAGGCTGCCAGCCGAGGAAGGCAACGGTGAACTTCTCGACGAGACCCTGCACTCCCCCGCGTCCGCTGGTAGCACCGGCATGGGTGGACAGGACGGACAGATGAACACGCCCGTCGAGCCCAGTGTCGACCCTTTCCCTGAGCACAGCATTTCCCTCACGCGTGGATTCGATGCTTCGAG ACACTACGGAGCACCACAGCACTTCACCTCGTCGAAACTGTCGAGCCTCTACTCGAACGGCGAGTCGAATTACCAGACTCTTTCCAAAGAACGATCCGAGCTGGGCCTGCACTTGAACCAGAGCCCGAACGAGCCCCAGCTTCAGCAGCTCCAGATCCAGGTCCaactgcagcagcaacagcagcaggccATGTCTCCGCATCAGCAGCATCATCATCAAGGTTTGCTGAGTCCCGGTCTCAGCTTTACTGGCAGTG GTTTAGAACTCGATTCAGCAAGCAGTGCTGGTGGAAGCTTGCCGAGCCCCGGAGCCGGAAGCTGCTCGCTCGACGCGACCTCGACGAGCACCTCTCCACCTTGCAACCTCATGGATCACGCACCCAGTCCAGCCGGAGTCGCCTCGAGCACGTCTTCGACCACCGGGGAGCCGCCGCTCACGCAAAGGGTCGGTGTACTTCAACAGAGG TTGGGACTTCCCGGTGACTGCCAACTGGAGTTTGTCAATGGAGGACACGGAATCAAGAATCCATTGGCAATCGAAGGCCAGAGGCAAGCGGCGACCACCCGTGACGAAGATCGCACCGCGAGACCGCCACCTGGCAAG CAGGATGACGATCCGAACAGGTTCACCTGCCGAGTATGCAGCAAAAACTTCAGTCTCCAGAGATTGCTGAACCGACACATGAAGTGCCACAGCGACGTCAAGCGATACCTCTGCACGTTCTGCGGCAAGGGCTTCAACGATACGTTCGACCTCAAGAGGCACACGCGAACGCACACGGGCGTGCGTCCCTACAAGTGTAATTTgtgcgaaaaaagtttcacgCAGCGATGCTCCCTCGAGAGCCACTGCCTCAAGGTGCACGGTGTCCAACATCAGTACGCCTACAAGGAACGTCGTACTAAG GTTTATGTTTGCGAAGAGTGCGGCCACACGACACAGGAACCGGAAGTACACTATCTCCACCTCAAGGACAAGCACCCGTACAGTCCGGCTCTGCTCAAGTTTTACGACAAACGGCACTTCAAATTCACTAACAGCAACTTCGCCAACATGCTGCTGCAG GGTGGGCTGCTGCAGCGGGACTCGCGAAACGCCGACTCCTGCGTCAAGTCTGCCTCGAAGGCGCTCGAGTCCAGTCAGCTGCGCCGGGCCTCAAACCTCTTGCACATGGGTCGGGCAACCACTTTCTGA
- the LOC100679293 gene encoding uncharacterized protein LOC100679293 isoform X4 — MPKIFLIKNRLHQQQLRLLEAQHLGKSPPSSGGGKESPLGGAEPLSLIVNKHQYREKSDDERATTPESLRSGSSPACSPPPSLVLPPGTSSSPGLCRPEPQPTAQATPARRFISSILGGDVPYGSRGHVLSRKTAAAELIGKPERIELPRPVSPGTRTPRLEAPTRVSVIQRVPPKVQSTRREDTKIEIPRTQEPEQEQPIDYAVPKRKESEPEESGREAAKAQRSAIGNSIARPLLAMRLSGPQAAAIHSAASGHGRSSAASGGGQSSGGSSGQSGNGGAGSGGGASGGGSAGGFASGGGAGGAAGGASGGGAGGGGMNPGGNGGRGNYGPSSPPTGSLPPFYESLKGGNNLANFANQYNGNGYLTASQAVGMECDTGQQDSSLNSQHQYAAQEGKQYSLLQNVCASYGLALKEEEDLTAYKMQPNDLLSGQYGAYDVTDSGMMLDVVSGAVVDPLQFSATLTFSSDHTALLESLSDAADLFLPRLPAEEGNGELLDETLHSPASAGSTGMGGQDGQMNTPVEPSVDPFPEHSISLTRGFDASRHYGAPQHFTSSKLSSLYSNGESNYQTLSKERSELGLHLNQSPNEPQLQQLQIQVQLQQQQQQAMSPHQQHHHQGLELDSASSAGGSLPSPGAGSCSLDATSTSTSPPCNLMDHAPSPAGVASSTSSTTGEPPLTQRVGVLQQRLGLPGDCQLEFVNGGHGIKNPLAIEGQRQAATTRDEDRTARPPPGKQDDDPNRFTCRVCSKNFSLQRLLNRHMKCHSDVKRYLCTFCGKGFNDTFDLKRHTRTHTGVRPYKCNLCEKSFTQRCSLESHCLKVHGVQHQYAYKERRTKVYVCEECGHTTQEPEVHYLHLKDKHPYSPALLKFYDKRHFKFTNSNFANMLLQGGLLQRDSRNADSCVKSASKALESSQLRRASNLLHMGRATTF; from the exons ATCGTGAAAAATCCGACGATGAGCGCGCCACGACTCCGGAATCGCTGCGCAGCGGTTCGTCGCCGGCGTGTTCGCCGCCGCCAAGCCTGGTCCTGCCGCCCGGTACCTCGTCGTCTCCGGGACTTTGTCGACCAGAGCCTCAGCCAACGGCGCAGGCGACACCGGCTCGTCGCTTCATCTCGAGTATCCTCGGCGGCGACGTCCCCTACGGCAGTCGCGGCCACGTCCTCAGCCGCAAAACGGCGGCAGCCGAACTCATTGGCAAACCCGAGAGGATCGAGCTGCCGAGGCCGGTGAGTCCCGGCACCAGGACGCCCAGACTCGAGGCACCTACGAGGGTCTCAGTGATTCAGAGGGTGCCGCCGAAGGTGCAGAGCACCAGGAGGGAGGATACCAAGATCGAGATTCCACGTACACAGGAGCCGGAGCAG GAGCAGCCGATCGACTACGCGGTGCCCAAGCGAAAGGAGTCCGAGCCCGAGGAATCCGGCCGCGAGGCGGCCAAGGCACAGCGCTCGGCGATCGGCAACTCGATAGCCCGACCTCTCCTGGCGATGCGCCTCTCCGGACCCCAAGCAGCGGCCATCCACTCGGCAGCCAGTGGTCACGGACGCTCCAGCGCGGCTAGCGGAGGTGGACAGTCCTCCGGTGGATCCTCGGGACAGTCGGGGAACGGAGGAGCCGGTTCCGGTGGCGGAGCTTCCGGCGGAGGATCCGCGGGTGGATTCGCTAGCGGTGGTGGTGCCGGTGGCGCAGCCGGTGGTGCGAGCGGCGGTGGTGCCGGTGGTGGCGGAATGAACCCCGGTGGCAACGGAGGCCGCGGCAACTACGGGCCCAGCTCGCCGCCGACCGGGTCCCTGCCGCCGTTCTACGAGAGCCTCAAGGGGGGCAACAACCTCGCCAACTTCGCCAATCAGTACAATG GCAATGGCTATCTGACAGCTTCGCAAGCTGTCGGCATGGAGTGCGACACCGGCCAGCAGGACAGCTCCCTCAACAGCCAGCACCAGTACGCCGCCCAGGAAGGCAAACAGTATTCCCTGCTCCAGAACGTCTGCGCCTCCTACGGCCTCGCACTCAAGGAAGAGGAAGACCTCACGGCTTACAAAATGCAGCCGAACGACCTGCTCAGCGGCCAGTACGGCGCGTACGACGTCACCGACTCTGGCATGATGCTCGACGTGGTCTCGGGCGCCGTCGTCGACCCGCTTCAGTTCTCGGCCACGCTGACCTTCAGCTCAGACCACACGGCTTTGCTGGAGAGCTTGAGCGACGCCGCGGACCTGTTCCTGCCGAGGCTGCCAGCCGAGGAAGGCAACGGTGAACTTCTCGACGAGACCCTGCACTCCCCCGCGTCCGCTGGTAGCACCGGCATGGGTGGACAGGACGGACAGATGAACACGCCCGTCGAGCCCAGTGTCGACCCTTTCCCTGAGCACAGCATTTCCCTCACGCGTGGATTCGATGCTTCGAG ACACTACGGAGCACCACAGCACTTCACCTCGTCGAAACTGTCGAGCCTCTACTCGAACGGCGAGTCGAATTACCAGACTCTTTCCAAAGAACGATCCGAGCTGGGCCTGCACTTGAACCAGAGCCCGAACGAGCCCCAGCTTCAGCAGCTCCAGATCCAGGTCCaactgcagcagcaacagcagcaggccATGTCTCCGCATCAGCAGCATCATCATCAAG GTTTAGAACTCGATTCAGCAAGCAGTGCTGGTGGAAGCTTGCCGAGCCCCGGAGCCGGAAGCTGCTCGCTCGACGCGACCTCGACGAGCACCTCTCCACCTTGCAACCTCATGGATCACGCACCCAGTCCAGCCGGAGTCGCCTCGAGCACGTCTTCGACCACCGGGGAGCCGCCGCTCACGCAAAGGGTCGGTGTACTTCAACAGAGG TTGGGACTTCCCGGTGACTGCCAACTGGAGTTTGTCAATGGAGGACACGGAATCAAGAATCCATTGGCAATCGAAGGCCAGAGGCAAGCGGCGACCACCCGTGACGAAGATCGCACCGCGAGACCGCCACCTGGCAAG CAGGATGACGATCCGAACAGGTTCACCTGCCGAGTATGCAGCAAAAACTTCAGTCTCCAGAGATTGCTGAACCGACACATGAAGTGCCACAGCGACGTCAAGCGATACCTCTGCACGTTCTGCGGCAAGGGCTTCAACGATACGTTCGACCTCAAGAGGCACACGCGAACGCACACGGGCGTGCGTCCCTACAAGTGTAATTTgtgcgaaaaaagtttcacgCAGCGATGCTCCCTCGAGAGCCACTGCCTCAAGGTGCACGGTGTCCAACATCAGTACGCCTACAAGGAACGTCGTACTAAG GTTTATGTTTGCGAAGAGTGCGGCCACACGACACAGGAACCGGAAGTACACTATCTCCACCTCAAGGACAAGCACCCGTACAGTCCGGCTCTGCTCAAGTTTTACGACAAACGGCACTTCAAATTCACTAACAGCAACTTCGCCAACATGCTGCTGCAG GGTGGGCTGCTGCAGCGGGACTCGCGAAACGCCGACTCCTGCGTCAAGTCTGCCTCGAAGGCGCTCGAGTCCAGTCAGCTGCGCCGGGCCTCAAACCTCTTGCACATGGGTCGGGCAACCACTTTCTGA
- the LOC100679293 gene encoding transcriptional regulator ovo isoform X6 yields the protein MPKIFLIKNRLHQQQLRLLEAQHLGKSPPSSGGGKESPLGGAEPLSLIVNKHQYREKSDDERATTPESLRSGSSPACSPPPSLVLPPGTSSSPGLCRPEPQPTAQATPARRFISSILGGDVPYGSRGHVLSRKTAAAELIGKPERIELPRPVSPGTRTPRLEAPTRVSVIQRVPPKVQSTRREDTKIEIPRTQEPEQEQPIDYAVPKRKESEPEESGREAAKAQRSAIGNSIARPLLAMRLSGPQAAAIHSAASGHGRSSAASGGGQSSGGSSGQSGNGGAGSGGGASGGGSAGGFASGGGAGGAAGGASGGGAGGGGMNPGGNGGRGNYGPSSPPTGSLPPFYESLKGGNNLANFANQYNGNGYLTASQAVGMECDTGQQDSSLNSQHQYAAQEGKQYSLLQNVCASYGLALKEEEDLTAYKMQPNDLLSGQYGAYDVTDSGMMLDVVSGAVVDPLQFSATLTFSSDHTALLESLSDAADLFLPRLPAEEGNGELLDETLHSPASAGSTGMGGQDGQMNTPVEPSVDPFPEHSISLTRGFDASRHYGAPQHFTSSKLSSLYSNGESNYQTLSKERSELGLHLNQSPNEPQLQQLQIQVQLQQQQQQAMSPHQQHHHQGLLSPGLSFTGSGLELDSASSAGGSLPSPGAGSCSLDATSTSTSPPCNLMDHAPSPAGVASSTSSTTGEPPLTQRDDDPNRFTCRVCSKNFSLQRLLNRHMKCHSDVKRYLCTFCGKGFNDTFDLKRHTRTHTGVRPYKCNLCEKSFTQRCSLESHCLKVHGVQHQYAYKERRTKVYVCEECGHTTQEPEVHYLHLKDKHPYSPALLKFYDKRHFKFTNSNFANMLLQGGLLQRDSRNADSCVKSASKALESSQLRRASNLLHMGRATTF from the exons ATCGTGAAAAATCCGACGATGAGCGCGCCACGACTCCGGAATCGCTGCGCAGCGGTTCGTCGCCGGCGTGTTCGCCGCCGCCAAGCCTGGTCCTGCCGCCCGGTACCTCGTCGTCTCCGGGACTTTGTCGACCAGAGCCTCAGCCAACGGCGCAGGCGACACCGGCTCGTCGCTTCATCTCGAGTATCCTCGGCGGCGACGTCCCCTACGGCAGTCGCGGCCACGTCCTCAGCCGCAAAACGGCGGCAGCCGAACTCATTGGCAAACCCGAGAGGATCGAGCTGCCGAGGCCGGTGAGTCCCGGCACCAGGACGCCCAGACTCGAGGCACCTACGAGGGTCTCAGTGATTCAGAGGGTGCCGCCGAAGGTGCAGAGCACCAGGAGGGAGGATACCAAGATCGAGATTCCACGTACACAGGAGCCGGAGCAG GAGCAGCCGATCGACTACGCGGTGCCCAAGCGAAAGGAGTCCGAGCCCGAGGAATCCGGCCGCGAGGCGGCCAAGGCACAGCGCTCGGCGATCGGCAACTCGATAGCCCGACCTCTCCTGGCGATGCGCCTCTCCGGACCCCAAGCAGCGGCCATCCACTCGGCAGCCAGTGGTCACGGACGCTCCAGCGCGGCTAGCGGAGGTGGACAGTCCTCCGGTGGATCCTCGGGACAGTCGGGGAACGGAGGAGCCGGTTCCGGTGGCGGAGCTTCCGGCGGAGGATCCGCGGGTGGATTCGCTAGCGGTGGTGGTGCCGGTGGCGCAGCCGGTGGTGCGAGCGGCGGTGGTGCCGGTGGTGGCGGAATGAACCCCGGTGGCAACGGAGGCCGCGGCAACTACGGGCCCAGCTCGCCGCCGACCGGGTCCCTGCCGCCGTTCTACGAGAGCCTCAAGGGGGGCAACAACCTCGCCAACTTCGCCAATCAGTACAATG GCAATGGCTATCTGACAGCTTCGCAAGCTGTCGGCATGGAGTGCGACACCGGCCAGCAGGACAGCTCCCTCAACAGCCAGCACCAGTACGCCGCCCAGGAAGGCAAACAGTATTCCCTGCTCCAGAACGTCTGCGCCTCCTACGGCCTCGCACTCAAGGAAGAGGAAGACCTCACGGCTTACAAAATGCAGCCGAACGACCTGCTCAGCGGCCAGTACGGCGCGTACGACGTCACCGACTCTGGCATGATGCTCGACGTGGTCTCGGGCGCCGTCGTCGACCCGCTTCAGTTCTCGGCCACGCTGACCTTCAGCTCAGACCACACGGCTTTGCTGGAGAGCTTGAGCGACGCCGCGGACCTGTTCCTGCCGAGGCTGCCAGCCGAGGAAGGCAACGGTGAACTTCTCGACGAGACCCTGCACTCCCCCGCGTCCGCTGGTAGCACCGGCATGGGTGGACAGGACGGACAGATGAACACGCCCGTCGAGCCCAGTGTCGACCCTTTCCCTGAGCACAGCATTTCCCTCACGCGTGGATTCGATGCTTCGAG ACACTACGGAGCACCACAGCACTTCACCTCGTCGAAACTGTCGAGCCTCTACTCGAACGGCGAGTCGAATTACCAGACTCTTTCCAAAGAACGATCCGAGCTGGGCCTGCACTTGAACCAGAGCCCGAACGAGCCCCAGCTTCAGCAGCTCCAGATCCAGGTCCaactgcagcagcaacagcagcaggccATGTCTCCGCATCAGCAGCATCATCATCAAGGTTTGCTGAGTCCCGGTCTCAGCTTTACTGGCAGTG GTTTAGAACTCGATTCAGCAAGCAGTGCTGGTGGAAGCTTGCCGAGCCCCGGAGCCGGAAGCTGCTCGCTCGACGCGACCTCGACGAGCACCTCTCCACCTTGCAACCTCATGGATCACGCACCCAGTCCAGCCGGAGTCGCCTCGAGCACGTCTTCGACCACCGGGGAGCCGCCGCTCACGCAAAGG GATGACGATCCGAACAGGTTCACCTGCCGAGTATGCAGCAAAAACTTCAGTCTCCAGAGATTGCTGAACCGACACATGAAGTGCCACAGCGACGTCAAGCGATACCTCTGCACGTTCTGCGGCAAGGGCTTCAACGATACGTTCGACCTCAAGAGGCACACGCGAACGCACACGGGCGTGCGTCCCTACAAGTGTAATTTgtgcgaaaaaagtttcacgCAGCGATGCTCCCTCGAGAGCCACTGCCTCAAGGTGCACGGTGTCCAACATCAGTACGCCTACAAGGAACGTCGTACTAAG GTTTATGTTTGCGAAGAGTGCGGCCACACGACACAGGAACCGGAAGTACACTATCTCCACCTCAAGGACAAGCACCCGTACAGTCCGGCTCTGCTCAAGTTTTACGACAAACGGCACTTCAAATTCACTAACAGCAACTTCGCCAACATGCTGCTGCAG GGTGGGCTGCTGCAGCGGGACTCGCGAAACGCCGACTCCTGCGTCAAGTCTGCCTCGAAGGCGCTCGAGTCCAGTCAGCTGCGCCGGGCCTCAAACCTCTTGCACATGGGTCGGGCAACCACTTTCTGA
- the LOC100679293 gene encoding AT-rich interactive domain-containing protein 1B isoform X2, whose amino-acid sequence MPKIFLIKNRLHQQQLRLLEAQHLGKSPPSSGGGKESPLGGAEPLSLIVNKHQYREKSDDERATTPESLRSGSSPACSPPPSLVLPPGTSSSPGLCRPEPQPTAQATPARRFISSILGGDVPYGSRGHVLSRKTAAAELIGKPERIELPRPVSPGTRTPRLEAPTRVSVIQRVPPKVQSTRREDTKIEIPRTQEPEQEQPIDYAVPKRKESEPEESGREAAKAQRSAIGNSIARPLLAMRLSGPQAAAIHSAASGHGRSSAASGGGQSSGGSSGQSGNGGAGSGGGASGGGSAGGFASGGGAGGAAGGASGGGAGGGGMNPGGNGGRGNYGPSSPPTGSLPPFYESLKGGNNLANFANQYNGNGYLTASQAVGMECDTGQQDSSLNSQHQYAAQEGKQYSLLQNVCASYGLALKEEEDLTAYKMQPNDLLSGQYGAYDVTDSGMMLDVVSGAVVDPLQFSATLTFSSDHTALLESLSDAADLFLPRLPAEEGNGELLDETLHSPASAGSTGMGGQDGQMNTPVEPSVDPFPEHSISLTRGFDASRHYGAPQHFTSSKLSSLYSNGESNYQTLSKERSELGLHLNQSPNEPQLQQLQIQVQLQQQQQQAMSPHQQHHHQGLLSPGLSFTGSGLELDSASSAGGSLPSPGAGSCSLDATSTSTSPPCNLMDHAPSPAGVASSTSSTTGEPPLTQRVGVLQQRLGLPGDCQLEFVNGGHGIKNPLAIEGQRQAATTRDEDRTARPPPGKDDDPNRFTCRVCSKNFSLQRLLNRHMKCHSDVKRYLCTFCGKGFNDTFDLKRHTRTHTGVRPYKCNLCEKSFTQRCSLESHCLKVHGVQHQYAYKERRTKVYVCEECGHTTQEPEVHYLHLKDKHPYSPALLKFYDKRHFKFTNSNFANMLLQGGLLQRDSRNADSCVKSASKALESSQLRRASNLLHMGRATTF is encoded by the exons ATCGTGAAAAATCCGACGATGAGCGCGCCACGACTCCGGAATCGCTGCGCAGCGGTTCGTCGCCGGCGTGTTCGCCGCCGCCAAGCCTGGTCCTGCCGCCCGGTACCTCGTCGTCTCCGGGACTTTGTCGACCAGAGCCTCAGCCAACGGCGCAGGCGACACCGGCTCGTCGCTTCATCTCGAGTATCCTCGGCGGCGACGTCCCCTACGGCAGTCGCGGCCACGTCCTCAGCCGCAAAACGGCGGCAGCCGAACTCATTGGCAAACCCGAGAGGATCGAGCTGCCGAGGCCGGTGAGTCCCGGCACCAGGACGCCCAGACTCGAGGCACCTACGAGGGTCTCAGTGATTCAGAGGGTGCCGCCGAAGGTGCAGAGCACCAGGAGGGAGGATACCAAGATCGAGATTCCACGTACACAGGAGCCGGAGCAG GAGCAGCCGATCGACTACGCGGTGCCCAAGCGAAAGGAGTCCGAGCCCGAGGAATCCGGCCGCGAGGCGGCCAAGGCACAGCGCTCGGCGATCGGCAACTCGATAGCCCGACCTCTCCTGGCGATGCGCCTCTCCGGACCCCAAGCAGCGGCCATCCACTCGGCAGCCAGTGGTCACGGACGCTCCAGCGCGGCTAGCGGAGGTGGACAGTCCTCCGGTGGATCCTCGGGACAGTCGGGGAACGGAGGAGCCGGTTCCGGTGGCGGAGCTTCCGGCGGAGGATCCGCGGGTGGATTCGCTAGCGGTGGTGGTGCCGGTGGCGCAGCCGGTGGTGCGAGCGGCGGTGGTGCCGGTGGTGGCGGAATGAACCCCGGTGGCAACGGAGGCCGCGGCAACTACGGGCCCAGCTCGCCGCCGACCGGGTCCCTGCCGCCGTTCTACGAGAGCCTCAAGGGGGGCAACAACCTCGCCAACTTCGCCAATCAGTACAATG GCAATGGCTATCTGACAGCTTCGCAAGCTGTCGGCATGGAGTGCGACACCGGCCAGCAGGACAGCTCCCTCAACAGCCAGCACCAGTACGCCGCCCAGGAAGGCAAACAGTATTCCCTGCTCCAGAACGTCTGCGCCTCCTACGGCCTCGCACTCAAGGAAGAGGAAGACCTCACGGCTTACAAAATGCAGCCGAACGACCTGCTCAGCGGCCAGTACGGCGCGTACGACGTCACCGACTCTGGCATGATGCTCGACGTGGTCTCGGGCGCCGTCGTCGACCCGCTTCAGTTCTCGGCCACGCTGACCTTCAGCTCAGACCACACGGCTTTGCTGGAGAGCTTGAGCGACGCCGCGGACCTGTTCCTGCCGAGGCTGCCAGCCGAGGAAGGCAACGGTGAACTTCTCGACGAGACCCTGCACTCCCCCGCGTCCGCTGGTAGCACCGGCATGGGTGGACAGGACGGACAGATGAACACGCCCGTCGAGCCCAGTGTCGACCCTTTCCCTGAGCACAGCATTTCCCTCACGCGTGGATTCGATGCTTCGAG ACACTACGGAGCACCACAGCACTTCACCTCGTCGAAACTGTCGAGCCTCTACTCGAACGGCGAGTCGAATTACCAGACTCTTTCCAAAGAACGATCCGAGCTGGGCCTGCACTTGAACCAGAGCCCGAACGAGCCCCAGCTTCAGCAGCTCCAGATCCAGGTCCaactgcagcagcaacagcagcaggccATGTCTCCGCATCAGCAGCATCATCATCAAGGTTTGCTGAGTCCCGGTCTCAGCTTTACTGGCAGTG GTTTAGAACTCGATTCAGCAAGCAGTGCTGGTGGAAGCTTGCCGAGCCCCGGAGCCGGAAGCTGCTCGCTCGACGCGACCTCGACGAGCACCTCTCCACCTTGCAACCTCATGGATCACGCACCCAGTCCAGCCGGAGTCGCCTCGAGCACGTCTTCGACCACCGGGGAGCCGCCGCTCACGCAAAGGGTCGGTGTACTTCAACAGAGG TTGGGACTTCCCGGTGACTGCCAACTGGAGTTTGTCAATGGAGGACACGGAATCAAGAATCCATTGGCAATCGAAGGCCAGAGGCAAGCGGCGACCACCCGTGACGAAGATCGCACCGCGAGACCGCCACCTGGCAAG GATGACGATCCGAACAGGTTCACCTGCCGAGTATGCAGCAAAAACTTCAGTCTCCAGAGATTGCTGAACCGACACATGAAGTGCCACAGCGACGTCAAGCGATACCTCTGCACGTTCTGCGGCAAGGGCTTCAACGATACGTTCGACCTCAAGAGGCACACGCGAACGCACACGGGCGTGCGTCCCTACAAGTGTAATTTgtgcgaaaaaagtttcacgCAGCGATGCTCCCTCGAGAGCCACTGCCTCAAGGTGCACGGTGTCCAACATCAGTACGCCTACAAGGAACGTCGTACTAAG GTTTATGTTTGCGAAGAGTGCGGCCACACGACACAGGAACCGGAAGTACACTATCTCCACCTCAAGGACAAGCACCCGTACAGTCCGGCTCTGCTCAAGTTTTACGACAAACGGCACTTCAAATTCACTAACAGCAACTTCGCCAACATGCTGCTGCAG GGTGGGCTGCTGCAGCGGGACTCGCGAAACGCCGACTCCTGCGTCAAGTCTGCCTCGAAGGCGCTCGAGTCCAGTCAGCTGCGCCGGGCCTCAAACCTCTTGCACATGGGTCGGGCAACCACTTTCTGA